The window CAGTCTTTCCTTTAAGCAGGGATAAATCAGCATCTTTATCGAGCAATACAGTTCTTGTCATTTTGTTTTCTCCGGTAGCTGGGCTTTATTATAATAACAAGCCTCGATGTTTCTCAGAGTTTGTCAACCTCTTTCTTTAAGTTCCTCAACAACTTGCTTGTGAGGACAGTTCGTCTTTTTGCATGTTCTAAATCCTGGGCAAAGCGATTTTACCCGTGCGGCTTAAATCGAGTATTCCGAAATCCTGCATAAGAAAAATAAATTTCGAAATCTTGCTCTCGTCCCCCGTTACTTCAATGGTCATGTTCTTTGGCTCCACATCCACAATTTTCGCTCGAAAAATATCGCATATTTGCATCAGTTCCGCTCGACTCTTGTTGCCCGTTGCCACTTTCACCAATACCAGTTCCCTATCGATATATTCTCCATCTCTAAAGTCCTGGACCGCCAATACATCGATAAGCTTATTTAATTGTTTTGTTACCTGGTCCAAAACTTGGTCGTCTCCTTTTACAACGATGGTCATCCTAGAAATGGATTCATCATGGGTAGGTCCCACGTTAAGAGTATCGATATTAAAGCCCCTGCCGCTGAAAAGCTCGGCGATCCTTGTCAAAACCCCGAATCGATTCGCAACCAAAATAGATAACGTATGTCTCATAGTACAAGCGCCTGGGTTAAGGAGAGTTCAAAACAGCAAAACAAAGCTCATTTACCTTATTGATCATTATAGATTCCGGCTTCAAACAGCTAAAAAATTCGTTTTTGTTAAACCAATAGCACATCAACGAACGATAGAAAAATGAATATATTTGTCTTCTGGTTTTTCCCAAAGCCATTCCACGTGCGTAATACAGGATTTGAGATGGCTATGGGTTAACTCCCTAATGAAGTCTTTAATAGCCTGCTCTTCTCCCTCTACGATCAACTCGACTCTTCCATCCTTCAAGTTCCGCACCACTCCCCCAACATTGTAACGCTGGGCGATACTCCAAGCCGTAGCTCGAAATCCTACCCCTTGAACATGTCCATAAAAACTAGTCTTTAGCCGTTTTTTCACAACAAAGGATGTTTTAACCGCTAAAAGGGATTAATCCTCTTTCCCTACCTCATAAAAACTCAAAAATTAGGGTTTAACTAGAAGAATAAGATAACGAGGAATGGGCTGAATAAAAAATTTTTTTTGATTACTAGACAAGGATTGTAACCCTACCTTCCTTTTTCTATTCCCTATCTTGTCGATGCTAAAGTCTTCTTTTGGGTATATTCGTAAAACGGTCTAGAAATTTCCCTGGAGATTTCCAATTTTCTTTTAAAAAAGATTTTTTTTTCTAAAAATGGAGATCGCATCAAACTCCCTTTTGAACTATAAACAACCAACAGGAAAAGAGGTGAAAAACTTTCTGGATTAAGGCCAACACCCTATGAATGGATACTCTACTTCTACAAATGCTCTCCGCGATGGAGGAAGATTCCTCATCATAGGACTTCCCGGAGCCCACCTTTCCCAGGACCAGATTCAAACCATTCGCGAAATACAGCCTTCAGGATTCATTTTTTTTTCTAGGAACCTGGAGAATCCCCTTTCTTTCAGAAACCTTCTTGAGCAGTTAAGATCCCTGGTCGAGCATGAACCCATCTTTGCAATTGACCAAGAAGGGGGAAGAGTCTCTAGGTTAAAAGCTTTTGGGAGCGAACCTCCCGGGGCAAAAGAACTGGGGGAAAAAGCTGACCTCGATCTTCTTAGAGAACATGGAGAACTGACGGGGAAGTTATTACGTCTTTTCGGTCTAAACTTTGACCTTGCTCCCGTACTCGATATGGACACGAGCGAGCGCGAGCATAATTCTTTGAAAGGACGATCTTTTGCCCCTGATCCTCAGGATGTCTCTCGTTTTGCCAAGGCCTTCATAGAAGGGTTAAAGTCCCAAGGGATTCTTTGCTGTGGAAAACATTTTCCCGGTTACAGCTTTGCCCAATGTGATCCTCACCTCGAATTACCCCAATCTTTTAAATCGAAAAAAGAACTCGAATCTTTTGAATGGATTCCCTTTAGAGCTCTTCAAAACTCCTGCGATAGCTTCATGATCGCCCACATCCGCAACTTCAACCTGGATCCTCAAGGCTTACCTGCTACCCTATCTTCTCGGATGATTAGCATTATAAGGCAAGAATGGCAGTTTACTCAACTCCTCGTTTCCGATGATATAGACATGGGCGCCATCATCAA is drawn from Methylacidiphilum infernorum V4 and contains these coding sequences:
- the ilvN gene encoding acetolactate synthase small subunit, which produces MRHTLSILVANRFGVLTRIAELFSGRGFNIDTLNVGPTHDESISRMTIVVKGDDQVLDQVTKQLNKLIDVLAVQDFRDGEYIDRELVLVKVATGNKSRAELMQICDIFRAKIVDVEPKNMTIEVTGDESKISKFIFLMQDFGILDLSRTGKIALPRI
- a CDS encoding acylphosphatase; translation: MKKRLKTSFYGHVQGVGFRATAWSIAQRYNVGGVVRNLKDGRVELIVEGEEQAIKDFIRELTHSHLKSCITHVEWLWEKPEDKYIHFSIVR
- a CDS encoding glycoside hydrolase family 3 N-terminal domain-containing protein: MNGYSTSTNALRDGGRFLIIGLPGAHLSQDQIQTIREIQPSGFIFFSRNLENPLSFRNLLEQLRSLVEHEPIFAIDQEGGRVSRLKAFGSEPPGAKELGEKADLDLLREHGELTGKLLRLFGLNFDLAPVLDMDTSEREHNSLKGRSFAPDPQDVSRFAKAFIEGLKSQGILCCGKHFPGYSFAQCDPHLELPQSFKSKKELESFEWIPFRALQNSCDSFMIAHIRNFNLDPQGLPATLSSRMISIIRQEWQFTQLLVSDDIDMGAIINHYSLKDTLELSLKAGIDILLLCHRFHLVREAAAILSSFPESIKEEAAQRIENFRNRLAPPLAFSLELFQSIDHEIYSLREKVLGKERAKQRSIEDGKRSPVEIY